A stretch of the Gossypium hirsutum isolate 1008001.06 chromosome D07, Gossypium_hirsutum_v2.1, whole genome shotgun sequence genome encodes the following:
- the LOC121219294 gene encoding transcription factor bHLH137 isoform X2 — protein MASFSTKSNPFLIDSIFSPHKISGFVEEIENLNFDQVYSENNEPSGSIFKEQSSTGEFTVVDDIVALTSKKRRAKNGVKDEKEGKSKKQKKGNDEKKAYKGCKKDRKKGGEEPPNGRYIHVRARRGQATDSHSLAERVRRKKISERMEKLQRLVPGCDKITGKALILDEIINYVQSLESQVEFLSMKIATLNPMFYDLGVDPESFMVKPEMVNNISSPPQCYPTQPITTTAAAIGTAATFTPTNNIPLLDTSAAFLFHQGETSAVFSQFQDNGSVLWEVEGLRQEFLNPFRSF, from the exons atgGCATCCTTTTCAACTAAATCTAACCCTTTCCTCATTGATTCCATTTTCTCCCCACATAAAATTTCTGGGtttgtagaagaaattgagaaccTCAATTTCGATCAGGTTTATAGTGAAAATAATGAACCTTCTGGTTCAATTTTTAAAGAGCAGAGCAGCACTGGTGAATTCACTGTGGTTGATGATATTGTCGCTCTTACAAGCAAGAAAAGAAGGGCTAAAAATGGGGTGAAg GATGAAAAAGAAGGGAAATCCAAGAAGCAAAAGAAGGGAAATGATGAAAAGAAGGCGTATAAAGGTTGTAAAAAAGATAGAAAGAAAGGTGGTGAAGAGCCTCCTAATGGCCGTTACATTCATGTTAGAGCTAGGAGAGGTCAGGCAACTGATAGCCATAGCCTAGCTGAAAgg GTAAGAAGAAAGAAAATCAGTGAAAGGATGGAAAAATTGCAGCGACTGGTTCCAGGATGTGATAAG ATAACTGGAAAGGCTCTTATTTtggatgaaattatcaattatgTTCAGTCGCTTGAAAGTCAAGTAGag tttctatcaATGAAGATTGCTACTTTGAATCCTATGTTTTATGATCTAGGAGTTGACCCTGAATCATTTATGGTCAAACCAGAG ATGGTAAATAATATATCCTCACCGCCACAATGTTACCCCACTCAGCCTATAACCACTACGGCTGCCGCCATCGGCACCGCGGCCACATTTACTCCGACTAATAACATTCCGCTCTTGGATACTTCAGCTGCATTTTTGTTTCACCAAGGAGAAACGTCTGCGGTCTTCTCTCAGTTTCAG GACAATGGTAGTGTACTGTGGGAAGTGGAGGGCTTACGGCAAGAATTTCTAAATCCGTTCCGTTCATTTTAA
- the LOC121219294 gene encoding transcription factor bHLH137 isoform X1, protein MASFSTKSNPFLIDSIFSPHKISGFVEEIENLNFDQVYSENNEPSGSIFKEQSSTGEFTVVDDIVALTSKKRRAKNGVKDEKEGKSKKQKKGNDEKKAYKGCKKDRKKGGEEPPNGRYIHVRARRGQATDSHSLAERVRRKKISERMEKLQRLVPGCDKITGKALILDEIINYVQSLESQVEFLSMKIATLNPMFYDLGVDPESFMVKPEMVNNISSPPQCYPTQPITTTAAAIGTAATFTPTNNIPLLDTSAAFLFHQGETSAVFSQFQLPKETQDAKSKGKGRTKISSSKGYQGHQRRKNTKDKRNPLNKTIIFGSVRSIISFYLFLLCFSLSLPSTNAKTQHWIDLGKGKRK, encoded by the exons atgGCATCCTTTTCAACTAAATCTAACCCTTTCCTCATTGATTCCATTTTCTCCCCACATAAAATTTCTGGGtttgtagaagaaattgagaaccTCAATTTCGATCAGGTTTATAGTGAAAATAATGAACCTTCTGGTTCAATTTTTAAAGAGCAGAGCAGCACTGGTGAATTCACTGTGGTTGATGATATTGTCGCTCTTACAAGCAAGAAAAGAAGGGCTAAAAATGGGGTGAAg GATGAAAAAGAAGGGAAATCCAAGAAGCAAAAGAAGGGAAATGATGAAAAGAAGGCGTATAAAGGTTGTAAAAAAGATAGAAAGAAAGGTGGTGAAGAGCCTCCTAATGGCCGTTACATTCATGTTAGAGCTAGGAGAGGTCAGGCAACTGATAGCCATAGCCTAGCTGAAAgg GTAAGAAGAAAGAAAATCAGTGAAAGGATGGAAAAATTGCAGCGACTGGTTCCAGGATGTGATAAG ATAACTGGAAAGGCTCTTATTTtggatgaaattatcaattatgTTCAGTCGCTTGAAAGTCAAGTAGag tttctatcaATGAAGATTGCTACTTTGAATCCTATGTTTTATGATCTAGGAGTTGACCCTGAATCATTTATGGTCAAACCAGAG ATGGTAAATAATATATCCTCACCGCCACAATGTTACCCCACTCAGCCTATAACCACTACGGCTGCCGCCATCGGCACCGCGGCCACATTTACTCCGACTAATAACATTCCGCTCTTGGATACTTCAGCTGCATTTTTGTTTCACCAAGGAGAAACGTCTGCGGTCTTCTCTCAGTTTCAG CTTCCCAAAGAGACACAAGATGCCAAAAGCAAAGGCAAAGGAAGAACCAAAATTTCAAGTTCCAAAGGATATCAAGGACATCAACGGAGGAAGAACACAAAGGACAAACGTAATCCACTAAATAAGACTATAATTTTTGGTAGTGTTAGATCCATTATTtccttttatctttttcttttgtgtttCTCATTAAGTCTCCCAAGCACAAATGCCAAGACCCAACATTGGATTGACTtaggaaaaggaaaaaggaaataa
- the LOC121219294 gene encoding uncharacterized protein isoform X3: MKKKGNPRSKRREMMKRRRIKVVKKIERKVVKSLLMAVTFMLELGEVRRKKISERMEKLQRLVPGCDKITGKALILDEIINYVQSLESQVEFLSMKIATLNPMFYDLGVDPESFMVKPEMVNNISSPPQCYPTQPITTTAAAIGTAATFTPTNNIPLLDTSAAFLFHQGETSAVFSQFQLPKETQDAKSKGKGRTKISSSKGYQGHQRRKNTKDKRNPLNKTIIFGSVRSIISFYLFLLCFSLSLPSTNAKTQHWIDLGKGKRK, encoded by the exons ATGAAAAAGAAGGGAAATCCAAGAAGCAAAAGAAGGGAAATGATGAAAAGAAGGCGTATAAAGGTTGTAAAAAAGATAGAAAGAAAGGTGGTGAAGAGCCTCCTAATGGCCGTTACATTCATGTTAGAGCTAGGAGAG GTAAGAAGAAAGAAAATCAGTGAAAGGATGGAAAAATTGCAGCGACTGGTTCCAGGATGTGATAAG ATAACTGGAAAGGCTCTTATTTtggatgaaattatcaattatgTTCAGTCGCTTGAAAGTCAAGTAGag tttctatcaATGAAGATTGCTACTTTGAATCCTATGTTTTATGATCTAGGAGTTGACCCTGAATCATTTATGGTCAAACCAGAG ATGGTAAATAATATATCCTCACCGCCACAATGTTACCCCACTCAGCCTATAACCACTACGGCTGCCGCCATCGGCACCGCGGCCACATTTACTCCGACTAATAACATTCCGCTCTTGGATACTTCAGCTGCATTTTTGTTTCACCAAGGAGAAACGTCTGCGGTCTTCTCTCAGTTTCAG CTTCCCAAAGAGACACAAGATGCCAAAAGCAAAGGCAAAGGAAGAACCAAAATTTCAAGTTCCAAAGGATATCAAGGACATCAACGGAGGAAGAACACAAAGGACAAACGTAATCCACTAAATAAGACTATAATTTTTGGTAGTGTTAGATCCATTATTtccttttatctttttcttttgtgtttCTCATTAAGTCTCCCAAGCACAAATGCCAAGACCCAACATTGGATTGACTtaggaaaaggaaaaaggaaataa